In Aliiglaciecola sp. LCG003, a genomic segment contains:
- the pdhR gene encoding pyruvate dehydrogenase complex transcriptional repressor PdhR, translated as MQRIQSRKLSDVITEQLESMIIDGRLLAGQKLPPERELAEKFAVSRPSLREAIQNLEARGLLYRKQGGGTFIEQKLTASVTDPLLELIAKRPETQFDLLEFRHALEGMAAYYAALRGQREDYTALESALASISQLPSEGDKTDEAKALVEFYLTMSMASHNMVLVHVMRSLQGMLQENIRANLEMLASVAGVSEVIHSQREGIVAAIMDRDPEKARQASNEHLAFIEDTLLEINRQDSRIQRALRSIEVKK; from the coding sequence ATGCAACGAATTCAGTCACGCAAATTATCGGATGTTATCACAGAGCAATTAGAGTCGATGATAATTGATGGTCGTTTACTTGCAGGACAAAAACTCCCACCAGAGCGTGAATTAGCTGAAAAGTTTGCGGTATCGCGGCCATCATTACGTGAAGCCATTCAAAATTTGGAGGCCCGTGGGTTGTTGTACCGCAAGCAGGGTGGTGGCACCTTTATCGAACAGAAATTAACCGCCTCAGTCACTGATCCATTATTGGAGCTCATCGCTAAACGTCCTGAAACCCAATTTGACTTATTGGAGTTTCGTCACGCCCTAGAGGGCATGGCCGCGTATTACGCGGCGTTGCGTGGTCAGCGTGAAGATTACACGGCATTGGAATCTGCTTTGGCCAGTATTTCACAATTACCCAGCGAAGGTGACAAAACCGATGAAGCTAAAGCCTTGGTGGAATTCTATTTAACCATGTCGATGGCATCCCACAACATGGTATTGGTTCATGTTATGCGTAGCTTGCAGGGCATGTTGCAGGAAAATATTCGGGCTAACCTTGAAATGTTAGCCAGTGTTGCGGGAGTGTCCGAAGTGATTCACTCGCAGCGCGAAGGTATTGTCGCGGCCATCATGGACAGAGATCCGGAAAAGGCGCGACAAGCGAGTAACGAACACTTGGCGTTTATTGAAGACACCTTGCTGGAAATTAACCGGCAAGACTCGCGTATTCAACGAGCGCTAAGAAGCATAGAAGTGAAAAAGTGA
- the aceE gene encoding pyruvate dehydrogenase (acetyl-transferring), homodimeric type has translation MADMMHPDVDPQETQEWIDALEAVLAEEGIERAHFLLESLIEKARRSGAHLPYTATTAYLNTIPAGQEPTMPGDQTIEATIRNAIRWNAMMMVLRGSKKDLELGGHISSFASSAMLYDVGFNHFFRAPNDKDGGDFLFVQGHVSPGIYSRAYIEGRLSEEQLDGFRQEADGKGLSSYPHPKLMPDFWQFPTVSMGLGPMQAIYLARFLKYLTNRGLKDCSEQRVWCFMGDGEVDEPESLGAIGLASREGLDNLTFVINCNLQRLDGPVRGNGKIIQELEGTFRGAGWEVFKVIWGRYWDPLLARDTSGKLLDVMNETVDGEYQNFKAKGGAYTREHFFGKYPELKEMVSNMSDEDIWRLNRGGHDPVKVYAAYKRATETKGRPQVILAKTVKGYGMGAAGEGKNIAHNVKKMDTDAVRQYRDRFNIPIADGELENLPYFKFDEDSIELKYLRERREKLFGYMPVRLAQSDEDLPAIPLKSFEAITKGSGEREISTTMAFVRVLTVMLKDKQIGSRIVPIIPDEARTFGMEGLFRQVGIYSSQGQKYVPQDADQVAYYREDEKGQVLQEGINELGAMASWLAAGTSYSTNNLPMIPVYIYYSMFGFQRVGDMAWAAGDSQARGFLVGGTAGRTTLNGEGLQHQDGHSHVQAALIPNCVTYDPTYGYEVAVVVQDGLRRMGENHENVFYYLTVMNENYVQPEMPKGAEEGIIKGIYSLEKVGTAKSKKKVKLLGSGTILLQVREAAQLLKDKFSIASEVFSVPSFNELARDGLDCERYNMLNPDKKPKVPYITTILEEGFAGPTIAATDYVKSYADQVRAFVPGQYKVLGTDGFGRSDSRANLRNHFEVDAKFIAVATLYELVKSGDVEKSVLVNAIKDFGIDGDKLNPLYA, from the coding sequence ATGGCTGATATGATGCATCCGGATGTGGATCCACAAGAAACTCAGGAATGGATAGACGCCCTTGAAGCAGTTCTAGCAGAAGAGGGCATTGAACGTGCTCACTTTCTACTGGAAAGTTTGATCGAAAAAGCTCGCCGCAGTGGGGCACATTTGCCCTACACCGCGACTACTGCATATTTGAATACCATTCCTGCAGGCCAGGAACCCACAATGCCGGGTGACCAAACCATCGAGGCGACGATTCGTAATGCCATTCGATGGAATGCTATGATGATGGTATTGCGAGGTTCCAAAAAAGATTTGGAGCTGGGCGGCCATATTTCTAGCTTTGCATCATCAGCTATGTTGTACGATGTAGGCTTCAACCATTTTTTCCGCGCACCGAATGATAAAGACGGTGGCGACTTCTTGTTTGTACAAGGACATGTCTCTCCGGGGATCTACTCCCGTGCCTACATTGAAGGTCGTTTATCTGAAGAGCAGCTAGATGGCTTTAGACAAGAAGCGGACGGCAAAGGCCTTTCTTCTTATCCTCATCCTAAATTGATGCCTGATTTTTGGCAGTTCCCAACCGTTTCTATGGGCTTAGGCCCAATGCAGGCGATTTATCTAGCCCGTTTCCTAAAATACCTGACTAATCGTGGCCTGAAAGATTGCTCTGAGCAGCGTGTATGGTGCTTTATGGGTGATGGTGAAGTTGATGAGCCAGAAAGCTTAGGTGCCATAGGGCTAGCTTCTCGTGAAGGCTTGGATAATTTGACTTTCGTGATCAACTGTAACTTGCAGCGCTTAGATGGACCTGTTCGTGGTAATGGCAAAATCATCCAGGAATTAGAAGGCACCTTCCGTGGCGCTGGCTGGGAAGTATTCAAGGTTATCTGGGGTCGTTATTGGGATCCACTACTTGCCCGAGATACCTCAGGCAAGTTGCTAGATGTAATGAACGAAACTGTCGATGGTGAATACCAGAATTTCAAAGCCAAAGGCGGCGCTTATACTCGTGAGCATTTCTTTGGTAAATACCCTGAATTAAAAGAAATGGTGTCAAATATGTCTGACGAAGACATTTGGCGCTTGAATCGTGGCGGTCACGATCCGGTTAAAGTCTACGCAGCGTATAAGCGCGCGACTGAAACTAAAGGCCGTCCACAGGTCATTCTGGCAAAAACTGTTAAAGGTTACGGAATGGGGGCTGCGGGTGAAGGTAAAAACATCGCCCACAACGTCAAGAAAATGGATACTGACGCAGTGCGTCAATACCGTGATCGTTTCAATATTCCTATTGCCGATGGCGAGTTGGAAAATTTACCCTATTTCAAGTTTGACGAAGACAGTATTGAACTTAAGTACTTGCGTGAACGCCGTGAAAAACTATTCGGCTACATGCCTGTTCGTTTGGCTCAAAGTGACGAAGATTTACCGGCGATTCCGCTTAAATCATTCGAAGCCATTACTAAAGGCTCTGGTGAGCGCGAAATTTCAACCACAATGGCGTTTGTGCGCGTATTAACCGTCATGCTTAAAGATAAGCAAATCGGCAGTCGTATCGTACCCATTATTCCGGATGAAGCGCGTACCTTTGGTATGGAAGGTTTGTTCAGACAGGTAGGTATTTATTCGAGTCAGGGACAAAAATACGTTCCGCAAGATGCTGACCAAGTGGCTTACTACCGAGAAGACGAAAAAGGCCAAGTGCTACAAGAAGGCATCAATGAGTTGGGTGCCATGGCGTCTTGGTTAGCCGCAGGCACGTCTTACTCGACCAACAATTTGCCAATGATCCCAGTTTATATCTATTACTCCATGTTTGGTTTCCAACGTGTAGGTGATATGGCTTGGGCCGCTGGCGATAGCCAAGCCCGTGGTTTCCTAGTGGGCGGTACAGCCGGTAGAACAACATTAAACGGTGAAGGCTTGCAGCATCAAGATGGTCACAGTCATGTTCAGGCAGCTTTGATCCCAAATTGTGTTACCTATGACCCAACTTATGGCTATGAAGTCGCCGTTGTGGTTCAGGATGGTTTACGCCGTATGGGTGAGAATCATGAAAATGTCTTCTACTATCTTACAGTGATGAACGAGAACTACGTTCAACCAGAAATGCCAAAAGGTGCTGAAGAGGGCATTATCAAAGGTATTTACTCACTTGAAAAAGTCGGCACAGCGAAAAGCAAGAAGAAAGTTAAGTTGCTTGGTTCTGGCACGATTTTACTTCAAGTCAGAGAAGCGGCGCAGTTGCTCAAAGATAAGTTCTCAATTGCCAGTGAAGTATTCAGTGTGCCTTCGTTTAACGAATTGGCGCGAGATGGTTTAGATTGCGAGCGTTACAATATGCTCAATCCAGACAAGAAGCCAAAAGTGCCATATATCACTACTATTTTGGAAGAAGGCTTTGCAGGACCGACTATTGCTGCAACTGATTATGTGAAAAGTTACGCAGATCAGGTGCGAGCCTTTGTACCCGGACAATATAAAGTGTTGGGAACCGATGGATTTGGTCGTTCTGATAGCCGTGCAAACTTGCGAAATCATTTTGAAGTTGATGCCAAGTTCATTGCCGTTGCTACTTTATATGAATTGGTCAAAAGTGGTGATGTGGAAAAATCCGTTCTAGTGAACGCTATCAAAGATTTCGGTATTGATGGCGATAAACTCAACCCGCTTTACGCATAA
- the aceF gene encoding dihydrolipoyllysine-residue acetyltransferase, which yields MSDLQDVLVPDVGGDEVEVIEICVAVGEEVEAETSLITVESDKASMDIPAPFAGTVKDILVKVGDKVSHNTLIMKLAGGAPAAQPQAENKPDAKPESKPAAPAVEQAPASNQAASSSVQVIEVKVPDIGGDADVDVIEVLVAEGDTVEAETGLITLETDKATMDVPSPAAGVVKSLKISTGDKVSEGTLILLLETQGDDTGTVAETSTKTEEPASAAPTDAEPQAQAGQETISAQTTTSVIDVNVPDIGGDADVDVIDVLVAVGDEIEAEAGLITLETDKATMDVPSPKAGTVKSVAVKTGDKVSEGSLVITLETTETVSAPAASAPKADAPAPAQAAVSNTPKPPPVPHHPSAGDKKPGGKVHASPSVRRLAREFGVDLTQVTGSGPKQRILKEDVQSFVKYELSRPKMTPGSSVSSGSGGLQVLAPPKVDFAKFGEVEEVPLTRIQKLSGPNLHRNWVTIPHVTQFEDADITDLEAFRKEQNAIAEKRKLGVKITPLVFMMKAVADALKAYPVFNTSLSESGESLIQKKYYHIGIAVETPGGLVVPVVRDVDKKGIIELSRELTEISVKARDGKLKAPDMQGSCFTISSLGGIGGTAFTPIVNAPDVAILGVSKSEMKPKWNGKEFEPRLILPLSLSYDHRVIDGAVAARFAVHLSSVLADLRQMLL from the coding sequence ATGTCAGATTTACAAGATGTATTGGTACCCGATGTTGGTGGCGACGAAGTTGAAGTTATCGAAATCTGTGTCGCGGTGGGTGAAGAGGTTGAAGCTGAAACGTCACTCATCACAGTTGAAAGCGATAAGGCAAGCATGGATATTCCAGCTCCTTTTGCAGGTACGGTAAAAGATATATTGGTCAAAGTTGGTGACAAAGTCAGTCACAACACCTTGATTATGAAACTAGCAGGTGGTGCACCAGCAGCGCAACCGCAAGCTGAAAATAAGCCTGACGCTAAACCTGAGTCTAAGCCTGCAGCCCCTGCGGTTGAGCAAGCCCCTGCAAGTAACCAGGCAGCGTCTAGTTCCGTTCAAGTCATAGAGGTTAAAGTGCCGGACATCGGTGGTGATGCCGATGTTGATGTGATTGAAGTGCTGGTGGCTGAAGGCGATACCGTTGAAGCTGAGACCGGTTTGATCACCCTAGAAACAGACAAAGCGACCATGGATGTTCCATCTCCTGCTGCGGGTGTGGTGAAGTCGTTAAAAATCAGCACAGGCGACAAAGTGTCCGAAGGCACGCTTATTTTGTTACTTGAGACGCAAGGAGATGATACTGGCACTGTTGCTGAAACTAGCACAAAGACTGAGGAACCGGCCAGTGCAGCGCCAACTGATGCTGAACCTCAGGCTCAAGCAGGCCAAGAGACAATCAGTGCGCAAACCACCACGTCCGTTATTGATGTAAATGTACCTGATATTGGTGGAGATGCTGACGTAGATGTTATCGATGTATTAGTTGCTGTGGGTGATGAGATCGAAGCCGAAGCAGGCTTGATCACTTTGGAAACGGATAAGGCGACTATGGATGTGCCTTCGCCGAAGGCAGGTACGGTAAAGAGTGTCGCAGTCAAAACCGGCGATAAAGTTTCGGAAGGTTCATTAGTGATCACCTTGGAAACCACGGAAACCGTTTCTGCACCGGCTGCATCGGCCCCGAAAGCTGATGCACCAGCGCCAGCTCAAGCTGCAGTGTCAAACACACCTAAGCCGCCTCCTGTGCCACATCACCCTTCAGCGGGAGATAAAAAGCCAGGTGGCAAAGTGCATGCTTCGCCATCTGTTCGTCGGTTAGCTCGTGAATTTGGGGTCGATTTGACTCAAGTAACAGGGTCTGGACCTAAGCAACGTATTTTAAAAGAAGATGTTCAGTCTTTTGTGAAGTATGAGCTGTCTCGTCCCAAGATGACTCCTGGTTCATCAGTAAGCAGTGGCTCTGGCGGCTTACAAGTCTTAGCGCCGCCTAAAGTGGATTTCGCTAAATTCGGTGAAGTGGAAGAAGTTCCATTAACTCGTATTCAGAAGCTTTCTGGGCCTAACTTACATCGCAATTGGGTTACCATTCCCCATGTGACCCAGTTTGAAGATGCTGACATTACCGACTTGGAAGCTTTCCGCAAAGAGCAAAATGCCATTGCTGAGAAGCGCAAACTAGGGGTGAAAATTACGCCGCTGGTGTTCATGATGAAAGCGGTAGCCGATGCACTTAAAGCCTATCCAGTGTTTAATACTTCGTTGTCTGAATCCGGTGAAAGCTTAATCCAGAAAAAGTATTACCATATTGGTATTGCGGTGGAAACACCGGGCGGCTTAGTCGTTCCTGTGGTCAGGGACGTTGACAAGAAAGGTATTATAGAACTGTCGCGGGAATTGACAGAAATCAGTGTCAAGGCCAGAGATGGCAAGCTTAAAGCACCGGATATGCAAGGTAGTTGTTTTACCATTTCTAGTTTAGGCGGGATTGGCGGAACGGCATTCACTCCTATTGTAAATGCTCCTGATGTTGCTATCTTAGGAGTATCTAAAAGTGAAATGAAGCCCAAATGGAATGGTAAAGAGTTTGAGCCCCGTTTGATATTACCCTTGTCATTGTCCTATGACCATAGGGTAATTGATGGCGCTGTGGCAGCTCGTTTTGCGGTACATTTAAGCAGTGTGCTGGCGGATTTACGCCAGATGTTGCTGTAA
- the lpdA gene encoding dihydrolipoyl dehydrogenase, whose protein sequence is MSEIKTQLVVLGAGPGGYSAAFRAADLGIETVIVDARDTLGGVCLNVGCIPSKALLHVAKVIDDAKDMAHHGVVFGEPKIDLDKVRDWKDSVVSQLTKGLSGMSKMRKVKHVQGYGKFTGANTLEVEGADGKTVITFDNAIIAAGSEPVSLPFIPQDDERVIDSTGALEMKDIPEKMLVLGGGIIGLEMGTVYRSLGSKIDVVEFLDQLIPAADKDVIKIYQKYVKDKFNVMLETKVTAVEAKKDGLYVTFEGKQAPAEPVRYDKVLVAVGRRPNGGLVAADKAGVNVDERGFINVDKQMRTNVSNIYAIGDLVGQPMLAHKAAHEGHVAAEVIAGKKHYFDPKCIPSVAYTDPEVAWVGVTEKEAKEQGIQYETASFPWAASGRAIASGRTEGMTKMIFEKDSNRVIGGAIIGINAGEMLGEIGLAIEMGADAEDVALTIHAHPTLNESIGMASEMYEGSITDLPNPKAKKK, encoded by the coding sequence ATGAGCGAAATTAAAACTCAACTGGTCGTGCTTGGTGCAGGTCCTGGTGGTTATTCAGCAGCGTTTAGAGCCGCTGATTTAGGTATAGAAACTGTGATAGTAGATGCCCGTGATACATTAGGCGGCGTGTGTTTGAATGTGGGTTGTATCCCATCTAAAGCACTACTTCACGTAGCGAAAGTTATCGATGATGCAAAAGATATGGCGCATCATGGTGTGGTTTTTGGCGAGCCAAAAATCGACCTGGATAAAGTCCGTGATTGGAAAGACAGCGTAGTAAGTCAACTTACTAAAGGTTTGTCTGGTATGTCTAAAATGCGCAAAGTGAAACACGTCCAAGGTTACGGTAAATTTACCGGTGCTAATACTTTGGAAGTTGAAGGCGCAGACGGTAAAACCGTTATTACCTTCGACAACGCGATTATAGCAGCAGGCTCTGAGCCAGTTTCTTTGCCGTTTATCCCTCAAGATGATGAGCGTGTTATCGACTCGACAGGCGCTTTGGAAATGAAAGATATTCCAGAAAAAATGCTAGTCTTGGGTGGCGGAATTATTGGTCTTGAGATGGGCACCGTGTACCGTTCTCTTGGTTCGAAGATTGATGTAGTTGAATTTTTGGACCAGCTTATTCCTGCTGCTGATAAAGACGTAATCAAGATTTATCAAAAGTACGTTAAAGACAAGTTCAACGTTATGCTTGAAACTAAAGTCACCGCAGTTGAAGCCAAAAAAGATGGTTTGTACGTGACCTTTGAAGGTAAACAAGCCCCTGCAGAACCCGTCAGATATGACAAGGTTTTGGTTGCTGTAGGCCGTCGTCCTAACGGTGGCTTGGTTGCTGCTGATAAAGCCGGCGTAAATGTGGATGAACGTGGTTTCATCAATGTTGACAAACAAATGCGTACTAATGTAAGTAACATTTATGCAATTGGTGACTTAGTTGGTCAACCTATGTTGGCCCACAAAGCGGCACATGAAGGCCATGTTGCAGCTGAAGTCATTGCCGGTAAGAAGCATTACTTTGATCCTAAATGCATTCCTTCAGTAGCCTATACAGATCCTGAAGTTGCTTGGGTTGGTGTAACAGAAAAAGAAGCCAAAGAGCAGGGCATTCAATACGAAACAGCCTCTTTCCCTTGGGCGGCGTCAGGTCGAGCTATCGCGTCTGGTCGTACTGAAGGTATGACTAAAATGATCTTTGAAAAAGATAGCAACCGCGTGATTGGTGGTGCCATTATCGGTATCAACGCAGGTGAAATGCTTGGCGAAATTGGTTTGGCCATTGAAATGGGAGCAGACGCAGAAGATGTTGCATTGACTATCCATGCTCATCCAACGCTGAATGAATCTATTGGTATGGCATCAGAAATGTACGAAGGTAGCATTACTGATTTACCTAATCCAAAAGCCAAGAAAAAATAA
- a CDS encoding DUF1289 domain-containing protein, with translation MDQIELFDIPSPCIAVCKTGDSGYCLGCYRSREERLYWLQTTPYAKRVIIKACQRRKKLAQRKAKTIKDPAPLAKQDSLFPDLD, from the coding sequence ATGGACCAGATAGAACTCTTCGACATTCCCAGTCCCTGTATTGCGGTATGCAAAACAGGAGATAGCGGATATTGCCTTGGTTGCTATAGAAGCCGGGAAGAACGCTTATATTGGTTGCAAACCACCCCTTATGCTAAGCGAGTGATAATTAAAGCCTGTCAAAGGCGCAAGAAACTAGCCCAAAGAAAAGCTAAAACTATTAAAGATCCAGCTCCACTAGCCAAGCAAGATAGCCTGTTCCCGGATTTAGATTAG
- a CDS encoding alpha/beta hydrolase codes for MTADLTGQEQIAEINGISICYETFGEPHQPALLLIMGLATQMIHWDDNFCQLLAEQGFRVIRFDNRDIGKSSHLKGAQAPSLTSVLANQWFGKKLKAPYTLDTMAEDAIALMDHLKIEKFHVVGVSMGGMIAQCIAIKQPNRTMSLTSIMSTTGNQSLPKPKKSVMLKVMQPPPKEHDAYIKYALGLWKLLHGQRFPFYQERMTKLLERAKERSFYPAGVWRQTCAILASEDRTKALQKLHLPTLVMHGDADPLVPVECGKATAEAINNAHLRVFPGMGHTLPEELWQQMIKEILDVVARADAIAS; via the coding sequence ATGACAGCAGACTTAACTGGCCAAGAACAAATTGCCGAAATTAACGGTATTTCGATATGTTATGAAACCTTTGGTGAGCCCCATCAGCCTGCACTGTTGCTGATAATGGGACTTGCTACCCAAATGATTCATTGGGATGACAATTTCTGTCAATTACTGGCTGAGCAAGGCTTTAGAGTAATTCGATTTGATAATCGAGATATCGGTAAAAGTAGCCATTTAAAAGGCGCTCAAGCACCTAGTCTCACGTCGGTTTTAGCCAATCAGTGGTTCGGTAAAAAACTCAAAGCCCCTTATACCTTAGATACCATGGCTGAAGATGCCATCGCTTTGATGGATCATCTGAAGATTGAAAAATTTCACGTTGTGGGCGTCTCCATGGGCGGGATGATTGCGCAGTGTATAGCGATCAAACAACCGAATCGAACCATGAGTTTAACCTCGATCATGTCCACTACCGGTAATCAATCCCTGCCTAAACCGAAAAAATCAGTGATGCTCAAGGTGATGCAACCACCGCCAAAAGAGCATGATGCTTACATAAAATATGCCCTAGGTTTGTGGAAGTTATTACATGGCCAGCGTTTCCCATTTTACCAAGAACGGATGACCAAACTACTGGAAAGAGCCAAAGAGCGCAGCTTTTATCCCGCAGGTGTGTGGCGTCAAACCTGCGCGATTTTAGCGTCTGAGGACCGCACCAAAGCGTTGCAGAAGTTGCATCTTCCGACCTTAGTTATGCATGGTGATGCCGATCCCTTGGTCCCAGTTGAGTGTGGTAAAGCCACCGCTGAGGCAATAAACAACGCCCATCTACGTGTATTCCCAGGTATGGGCCACACACTGCCCGAAGAACTATGGCAGCAAATGATTAAAGAGATCTTGGACGTAGTAGCTAGAGCAGATGCTATAGCGAGCTAA
- a CDS encoding wax ester/triacylglycerol synthase family O-acyltransferase, protein MEALSGLDASFLFLETEKIPMHIGGVAILEGSMKFQDFFDYIQQRVHLVPKLRQKLVYAPLNLDQPSWVEDPEFDLHHHIRHTKLPAPGGWKELRYLASQLFSNTLNREQPLWEFIFVEGLDTVSQVPKGSVALISKVHHAGFDGKSGTDLMAMLYDVSPIPRPIPAPQLKHREEIPGKVNMMVRSAFHLASKPGKLPGLIWETGKATFKAGYLAQVHGIKMPTLPFSAPKTPFNDTVEQERKWNSAMLDLNRVKSLRHIVAGATLNDVILTICAGALRRYLLEKDKLPDKPLVAMVPVSTRTKHEKNAMGNQVSAMYIQLATDIENPIKRLEKIHINTLVGKLYQDAIDAKSLMGFAEMIPFGLAGVATRFYSRAALAKHHNPFFNLVITNVPGPNVPLYLGGHKLLANMGAAPIFDGMGLIIPVFSYNGTITISPTSAMNLMPDLDVFTKYLLESANEMESAVLEKQTAMAAFNALLNDDKLQ, encoded by the coding sequence ATGGAAGCGTTATCCGGTTTAGATGCGTCATTTTTGTTTTTAGAAACAGAAAAAATTCCGATGCATATCGGTGGCGTAGCTATTTTAGAAGGGTCGATGAAATTTCAGGATTTCTTTGACTATATTCAGCAGCGTGTGCACTTGGTCCCAAAACTCCGTCAGAAATTGGTTTACGCGCCCTTAAATTTGGATCAGCCATCATGGGTTGAAGATCCTGAGTTTGATTTACATCACCATATTCGCCATACAAAACTTCCTGCCCCTGGCGGTTGGAAAGAGCTTCGTTATTTAGCCTCGCAACTCTTTTCCAATACGCTCAATAGAGAGCAACCCCTATGGGAATTTATTTTTGTTGAGGGCTTGGATACGGTATCTCAAGTACCCAAGGGTTCTGTTGCACTTATTAGTAAAGTGCATCACGCCGGTTTTGATGGCAAATCCGGTACAGATTTAATGGCTATGCTGTATGACGTTTCCCCCATACCACGGCCCATTCCAGCGCCGCAGCTGAAACATCGAGAAGAAATACCCGGCAAGGTCAATATGATGGTGCGCAGTGCATTTCACCTCGCCAGCAAACCCGGCAAGCTCCCGGGGTTAATCTGGGAGACTGGCAAGGCAACATTCAAAGCAGGATACCTTGCCCAGGTGCACGGTATCAAAATGCCTACTCTGCCCTTTAGTGCGCCTAAAACCCCGTTCAATGACACTGTAGAACAAGAGCGAAAATGGAATTCGGCCATGCTCGACTTAAACAGGGTGAAATCTTTGCGACACATTGTCGCCGGCGCTACCTTAAATGATGTCATTTTAACGATCTGCGCAGGTGCCTTGCGACGTTACTTGTTAGAAAAAGATAAATTGCCAGACAAGCCCTTAGTGGCTATGGTGCCGGTATCCACCCGCACTAAACATGAAAAGAATGCCATGGGCAATCAAGTGTCGGCGATGTATATTCAGTTAGCCACCGATATTGAGAACCCAATAAAGCGCCTAGAAAAAATTCACATAAACACGCTGGTCGGCAAGTTATATCAGGATGCCATTGACGCTAAAAGCCTAATGGGATTTGCTGAAATGATCCCTTTCGGGTTAGCAGGGGTCGCAACTCGATTTTATTCACGAGCGGCTTTAGCCAAACATCACAATCCGTTCTTCAACTTAGTGATCACCAATGTGCCAGGACCGAACGTGCCCTTGTATCTAGGTGGACATAAATTATTGGCAAATATGGGAGCCGCCCCCATATTTGATGGAATGGGACTCATCATACCAGTATTTAGTTATAACGGGACTATTACCATTAGTCCTACAAGTGCGATGAACCTTATGCCAGATTTAGATGTCTTTACTAAGTATCTACTCGAGTCAGCTAATGAAATGGAGAGCGCAGTGCTGGAAAAGCAAACGGCTATGGCCGCATTCAATGCCCTATTGAATGATGATAAACTCCAATGA
- a CDS encoding HDOD domain-containing protein, which produces MQANDYATKASTSFVLPDICLRIREMLDDHNSDAEDIADLVSLDPSLAAKLLKLANSPLFRFRSQVDNIAKAVNILGGEALYNLVMAETAKDAFQHFSNDNMDLNRFWKQSLYTGLIAKHIAKLLRVRGSERFFLLGLLHNLAELVVTKESPEKALLCLPSETGIAPWALQQKVLGFTYAQCSSQILQMWQLPVQISLPLADIHHEDKALKNKEIAILYCAARLGYGLAFDLGNELMASLSTDILKSAAISDEILQDAVKFSQQEIGKMMTIFNSGAPK; this is translated from the coding sequence ATGCAAGCTAATGATTATGCTACTAAGGCCTCCACTTCTTTTGTTTTGCCTGATATTTGTTTACGCATCCGCGAAATGCTTGACGATCATAATTCAGATGCAGAAGATATAGCTGACTTGGTCAGCTTGGATCCATCCTTAGCTGCTAAATTATTAAAATTGGCCAATAGTCCGTTATTTCGATTCAGATCTCAGGTCGATAATATTGCCAAAGCGGTCAATATATTGGGTGGTGAAGCACTGTATAATTTAGTTATGGCAGAAACAGCAAAAGATGCCTTTCAGCATTTCAGTAATGATAATATGGATTTAAATCGATTCTGGAAACAGAGTTTGTACACCGGCTTGATCGCTAAACATATTGCCAAGTTATTGCGGGTGCGAGGTAGTGAACGTTTTTTCCTGCTTGGGCTGTTGCATAATTTAGCTGAATTGGTTGTCACCAAAGAATCACCAGAAAAAGCGTTATTATGCTTACCGTCCGAGACGGGAATAGCCCCTTGGGCGCTACAACAAAAAGTATTGGGTTTTACGTATGCTCAATGTAGCTCTCAAATTCTGCAAATGTGGCAGTTACCGGTACAAATTTCTCTGCCTCTAGCGGATATTCATCACGAAGACAAAGCACTAAAGAACAAAGAAATAGCCATCTTATATTGTGCGGCACGCTTAGGTTATGGTCTAGCTTTCGATTTGGGCAATGAGCTGATGGCATCCTTGAGTACGGATATTTTGAAATCAGCGGCCATAAGCGACGAAATTCTCCAAGATGCGGTCAAATTTAGTCAACAAGAGATAGGTAAGATGATGACTATTTTTAATAGTGGCGCGCCGAAATAG